A genomic segment from Vicia villosa cultivar HV-30 ecotype Madison, WI unplaced genomic scaffold, Vvil1.0 ctg.000402F_1_1, whole genome shotgun sequence encodes:
- the LOC131627832 gene encoding TMV resistance protein N-like gives MEALTLCAASSSSSSPCSSSSTTRLCTYHVFLSFRGEDTRKGFTDHLCASLERKGITTFRDDKDLERGQVISQKLINAIQDSMFAITILSPDYASSTWCLDELQMIMECSTSKNNLQGLEVLPVFYGVDPSDVRHQRGSYEDAFRKHQEKFGEHSDRVERWRDALAQVASYSGWDSNGQHEASLVENIAQHIHRKLVPKLPSCTESLVGIASKVDEVNKLIGMQLNDVRFIGIWGMGGIGKSTIARSVYKAIQGEFELTCFVENVRELSERKGLVHIQRQLLSQLSISKNDFHNLYDGKNTIRNSLCRKKVLLVLDDVNDVNQLENLAAKQDWFGPGSRVIITTRDKHLLVTHGVHKTYEVGMLFQKDALNLFCLKAFKGDKPQEGYLDLTKEVVDYTGGLPLALEVLGSYLYGRNVDVWHSAIKKIRSVPHPRIQDKLKISYESLDPMEKDIFLDIACFFKGMKTDKVIDLLECYGYFPQIGIEILIERSLITIDCRDEKLDMHDLLQEMGRDIVFQESPNDPSRRSRLWSRDDIDHVLTKNKGTDAINSIAMKLLQPYEACWSTEAFFKTSQLKYLSLCEMQLPLGLNCLPSSLKVLRWRGCPLKALPLTNPLDEVVNIKLSHSKIQQLWQGIKFMEKLKYLNMAFSKNLKRLPDFSGVPNLENLILKGCASLNEVHPSLVRHKKVVLMNFEDCKSLKSLPGKLEMSSLQMLTLSGCSEFKFLPEFGENMENLSLLELQGTAIRKLPSSLGSLVGLIMLNLKDCKSLVCIPDTIHGLNSLVTLDISGCSKLCRLPDGLKEIKSLEELLANDTAIDELPSSIFYLDRLRVLSFSGCKGPLSKSKNWFLPFNWMFGSQPDSTGFRFPTSVSSLPSLRYINLSYCNLSDKSIPDYFCHLSSLSSLNLTGNNFVSIPSAISKLPRLDLLTLNSCQKLQSLPELASSMTQLDASNCDSLETTKFNPAKPCSLFASPRRLNNVQKLFGSFIEAFCLPSARFDMLIPGEVIPSWFVPQRTVSWAKIQVPKNCPLDDWVGFSLCFLLESYADPPELCKHEIDCYLFSPNGKLFISSRRLPPMNPCHPHLYILYLSIDQFRDRILKDDCWNDIEFALKCYCCQSLQIVRCGSRLVCKQDVEVWNKAKSQFNES, from the exons ATGGAAGCACTCACTCTATGTGCAgcatcctcttcttcttcttctccttgcaGTTCAAGTTCAACCACAAGGCTATGCACCTACCATGTGTTTTTGAGTTTTAGAGGAGAAGATACTCGCAAAGGATTCACCGATCATCTATGTGCTTCCCTTGAAAGAAAAGGGATCACAACTTtcagagatgacaaagatcttgaGAGAGGCCAAGTCATTTCCCAAAAGCTAATCAATGCAATTCAAGATTCTATGTTTGCCATCACTATTCTCTCACCAGACTATGCTTCTTCCACTTGGTGTTTGGATGAGCTGCAAATGATCATGGAGTGTAGCACTAGCAAGAACAACCTGCAGGGTCTTGAAGTTTTGCCAGTCTTCTATGGTGTGGATCCGTCTGATGTTCGGCATCAAAGAGGAAGCTATGAGGATGCTTTCAGAAAACATCAAGAGAAATTTGGTGAACACAGTGACAGGGTTGAAAGATGGAGAGATGCTTTGGCACAAGTTGCCAGTTACTCTGGATGGGACTCCAATGGCCA GCATGAGGCATCACTAGTGGAAAACATTGCTCAACACATACATAGAAAGTTGGTTCCGAAGTTGCCATCTTGCACCGAGAGCCTTGTTGGGATTGCTTCAAAGGTGGATGAAGTGAACAAGCTCATAGGTATGCAGTTAAACGATGTGCGCTTTATAGGCATATGGGGTATGGGTGGCATAGGCAAATCAACTATTGCTAGATCTGTCTATAAAGCAATCCAAGGTGAATTTGAACTTACTTGCTTTGTTGAGAATGTCAGAGAGTTGTCTGAGAGAAAAGGTTTAGTTCACATACAAAGACAACTTCTATCTCAGCTAAGTATAAGTAAGAATGATTTTCATAATTTGTACGATGGGAAAAACACAATACGAAACTCTTTATGCAGAAAAAAGGTTCTGCTTGTTCTTGATGATGTGAATGATGTAAACCAGTTGGAGAATTTAGCTGCGAAACAAGATTGGTTCGGTCCGGGAAGTAGAGTAATAATCACAACTAGAGATAAACACTTGCTAGTGACACATGGAGTACATAAAACTTATGAAGTTGGAATGCTATTCCAAAAAGATGCCCTTAATCTCTTTTGTTTGAAAGCCTTTAAAGGAGATAAACCACAAGAAGGGTATTTGGATTTGACCAAAGAAGTGGTGGACTATACGGGTGGTCTTCCATTGGCACTCGAGGTGTTAGGTTCCTATCTCTATGGAAGAAATGTCGATGTTTGGCATAGTGCGATTAAGAAAATAAGAAGTGTTCCACACCCTAGAATCcaagataaactgaaaataagtTATGAGAGTTTAGATCCCATGGAGAAGGATATTTTTCTAGATATTGCATGTTTCTTCAAGGGAATGAAGACAGATAAAGTAATAGATTTATTGGAATGTTACGGTTATTTCCCTCAAATTGGAATCGAAATTTTGATTGAAAGATCTTTGATAACTATAGATTGCAGGGATGAAAAACTTGATATGCATGATTTGCTTCAAGAAATGGGCAGGGATATTGTATTTCAGGAGTCTCCAAATGATCCAAGCAGACGTAGTAGGTTATGGTCTCGAGACGACATTGATCATGTGTTGACAAAAAATAAG GGAACTGATGCGATTAACAGCATAGCTATGAAGTTACTTCAACCATATGAAGCATGCTGGAGCACTGAAGCATTCTTTAAGACAAGTCAGCTAAAATATCTCAGTTTATGCGAGATGCAACTTCCCCTCGGCCTCAATTGCCTCCCTAGCTCTTTGAAAGTTCTTCGCTGGAGAGGATGTCCTTTGAAAGCTTTGCCACTAACAAATCCACTCGATGAAGTTGTTAACATTAAACTATCTCATAGCAAAATTCAACAACTTTGGCAAGGAATAAAG TTTATGGAAAAGCTGAAGTACTTGAATATGGCTTTTTCCAAGAACCTAAAGAGATTGCCTGATTTTTCCGGTGTTCCAAATCTTGAAAACTTGATTCTTAAAGGATGTGCAAGCCTAAACGAAGTTCATCCGTCTCTTGTACGTCACAAGAAAGTTGTTTTGATGAATTTCGAAGACTGCAAAAGTCTTAAGTCTCTTCCAGGGAAATTGGAGATGAGTTCTCTGCAGATGTTAACTCTTTCTGGCTGTTCCGAATTTAAATTCCTTCCGGAATTCGGGGAAAACATGGAAAATCTATCATTGCTTGAGTTACAAGGAACAGCTATAAGAAAACTACCCTCATCACTTGGATCCCTAGTTGGACTTATTATGTTGAACTTAAAGGACTGCAAAAGTCTTGTTTGCATACCAGACACGATTCATGGATTGAATTCCCTCGTAACGTTGGACATTTCCGGATGTTCAAAACTTTGTAGATTGCCAGATGGTTTAAAGGAAATCAAGAGTTTGGAGGAACTCCTTGCCAATGATACTGCTATCGATGAACTACCTTCCTCCATTTTTTATCTAGATAGACTTAGAGTATTATCATTTTCCGGTTGCAAAGGTCCATTATCCAAGTCGAAGAATTGGTTTCTTCCCTTCAATTGGATGTTTGGGAGTCAACCAGATTCCACTGGATTCAGATTTCCAACTTCTGTCTCGAGTCTACCCTCTTTGAGATATATAAATCTAAGTTACTGTAACCTTTCTGACAAATCAATACCAGATTATTTTTGCCACCTATCATCGTTGAGTTCTTTGAATCTAACTGGTAACAATTTTGTTAGCATACCGAGCGCAATTTCTAAACTTCCACGACTGGATTTGCTTACTCTAAATTCCTGCCAGAAGCTACAATCGTTGCCAGAGCTTGCATCAAGTATGACACAGTTGGATGCAAGCAATTGTGATTCACTGGAAACTACGAAATTTAATCCAGCAAAGCCATGTAGTCTCTTTGCATCACCTAGACGACTAAACAATGTTCAAAAACTTTTTGGCAGCTTTATTGAG GCATTTTGTCTTCCATCTGCAAGATTTGACATGCTTATCCCTGGGGAAGTAATTCCCTCTTGGTTTGTTCCTCAAAGAACTGTTTCCTGGGCAAAAATACAAGTTCCTAAGAATTGTCCTCTAGATGATTGGGTAGGATTTTCTCTGTGTTTTCTATTAGAGAGTTATGCTGATCCACCTGAACTATGTAAGCATGAGATTGATTGTTATCTGTTTTCACCTAATGGTAAGCTGTTTATCAGCTCCAGAAGATTACCTCCTATGAATCCATGTCATCCTCATCTTTATATTCTCTACTTGTCCATTGATCAATTTCGCGACAGAATACTCAAAGATGATTGTTGGAATGACATTGAATTTGCATTGAAATGTTATTGCTGTCAATCGCTGCAAATAGTGAGGTGTGGTTCACGATTGGTATGTAAGCAAGATGTTGAAGTTTGGAACAAAGCGAAGAGTCAATTCAATGAGAGTTGA
- the LOC131627785 gene encoding zinc finger BED domain-containing protein RICESLEEPER 2-like codes for MKNSMSLINTINLTTDLWWSGEQRIGYMTVSGHFIDSKWQLHKRVLSFKNVSPPHSGEALCRELIKVMDDGGIKDKVVSISVDNASANDNCISRLKKDYSGRRNLPLNGKLFHVRCCVHILNLLVQDGLDMIKVIVDKIRNGVKYLLNFETRCKAFKKIVDELQLEGKMQVLDTKTRWNSTWLILSTTYHYREVWPRYAEENGAFLNFLPDANDWEDVHDICKFLEVFADVTSIISGTSYPTANLFLVELYRVKVLVDKPSSISNNP; via the coding sequence ATGAAAAACTCTATGTCTTTGATTAACACGATCAATCTTACAACTGACCTGTGGTGGTCTGGTGAGCAGAGGATAGGTTATATGACTGTGTCTggtcattttattgattcaaaatGGCAGCTTCACAAAAgagttttatcttttaaaaatgtGTCACCACCACATTCAGGTGAGGCTTTATGTAGGGAATTGATTAAGGTCATGGATGATGGGGGCATAAAGGATAAGGTTGTTTCAATTTCAGTTGATAATGCTAGTGCCAACGATAATTGCATTTCTAGATTGAAGAAAGATTATTCTGGTAGGAGAAATCTACCATTGAATGGTAAACTATTTCATGTGAGATGTTGTGTACACATTTTAAATTTGTTGGTTCAGGATGGTCTTGATATGATTAAGGTGATTGTTGATAAGATTAGAAACGGGGTCAAATACTTGCTGAATTTTGAAACTAGATGCAAAGCATTCAAAAAGATTGTTGATGAGTTACAACTTGAAGGCAAAATGCAAGTGTTGGATACTAAGACAAGGTGGAACTCAACTTGGTTAATATTGTCCACTACATACCACTACAGAGAAGTCTGGCCTAGATATGCTGAAGAAAATGGTGCATTTCTCAACTTTTTGCCCGATGCAAATGATTGGGAAGATGTTCATGATATTTGCAAGTTTTTAGAGGTTTTTGCTGATGTTACATCAATTATTAGTGGCACCTCTTATCCTACTGCTAATTTGTTTTTGGTTGAGCTGTACAGGGTGAAGGTTCTAGTTGATAAACCTTCAAGCATCTCAAATAATCCTTAG